One Triticum dicoccoides isolate Atlit2015 ecotype Zavitan chromosome 3B, WEW_v2.0, whole genome shotgun sequence genomic window, cagCCAAGTATGTCATAATTACTATTAATGTTGCGCGCCGGTTTTTAGCAAAATTCTAGATCAAAAGTGGGTTTTAGACAATGTGGTAGTTTCTGAGACCAACACATGTAAAGTGGTACAGtagtttttttgttaaatactacacTGGAGGTTTCGTGTGTTTGAACAATTTGATCTTCACCGTACCTTTGTTTGTTGGCATATGAACCATAAGAGGTTTGCTGCCACTGCGTAATCAACATCGACTTGTCGTGTAGTAAATGAAAAGAATAAAAACGCTTCCATCTTGCACGTTAATGATACACTGCAACTCAGCACATGACTGCCAATTAAAAACGGATCCAACATGCATTTTCTCTATGCAGCACCAAGACAATCTCTTGCAGCTATTTTCCAAGTAACAATTGACAGCTAAGTGGCACAATTGTCCTCATGTTCACTGCGCATACAAATTTTTTGAAGCTAAATTATAGTACAATCATTACTATGTCTTCTTCACAGGCCAGGATATGCAGAAACGCCAGACTATTTCTGGAGTAAATTATTTATGACAAGCAAGAGCATTCTCTTCCCACAAACATACTGTCTTCTTCGCAGAACAACTACACCAGAATAGTTCTGGAGTAAATTATTTATGACAAGCAAGAGCATTCTCTTCCGAGACCTGTCAGTTTGGAAAAATCACCGGTAAGCATGACATATAAAGTATCATTTTGTGCAAAGCAAAAGGAGAGTATTTGTGTATGTGCACGCGAATTATGCACTGAATTAGATAGTGAGGGTAAAAACTGGGAGACAAATGGCATCCTACTACAAGTGGGCATGAAGAATTAGCAACAGAGAAAACTTCTGTAAACTCTTTGTAATTAAAAGTAGTAGTATTATGTTGTATATATTATGGCAAACATGACAGCACCTCCCAACTGATACTACAAAAATTGCTGGCTGTCAACAGTGTCAACAGATGAAAAATCACCACCCCTTCTGAAATTAGAATTATAGTAGTATGGATGAAAGACCCTGTGAATGCATCATATCTTCTTTTAACATACCATGGAAGAGTTGCAAAATACAAACAGATACTCAAAAACAAAGAATCAAGAAATCAAACCATATCAGCTTACACATCAATAATAAGAAACCAAACAAAGGTAAATATAGATAACTACTAGTATGTGCAACAATACATACCTATTTATGGATCTTATTAAAACTTGGAGTGATCCATACGGGAATTGGCCAATTCAACCATGGTTGAGGAGATACAACATCagtggcacttaaatcctccaaaTCTAGTATTCCAACATCCCGACGATTGTCTTTCGAATCTATCAGCCAATACTCGTCATCGTCCGTAAAATAGACATGGTTCCGCAGAAGCCCTGGGTAGTCCTGTGTGGAAAGGCAACAAGTATAGTTGTGCCCGATGAACAACGCGTAATCCCCCAACGTCCGCACACGAACTATCTGCTGCTTGTCAAGGTCAGTCATGTACACCTCAATATCAACTGTATGCATCTCTTCTTGCTCCCCCCTTGTTTTCCTCTTGACCCTCCATATTTGCAGCACACTGCCACATGATGTCTTGGATAGGTATCCATTATATGCCACGAATGGCGAAGTTTCCTTGAAAATCATATCCCGGGTGGCACAAGAACCTTGGATGGCATAGCGATACATCCCGCCGAGGAGATCCATGGCGTAGAGCGCACCATCATCGCCAAATATGCAGTCTGAGTACCGCGGCGGTTCACGAGGTGCCGAAGGTATCCAGTGCCACTTGTCATCGCCGACCCTCGCAAACGAGAGATCCCTATAGGGATTGTGAATCAGCACGACCGTGCAATCCCCCAATGCGGGATCGCAGGACAGCACGGCCTTGAGATAGAGGACTCCGCGGAGCTCGTCCACCCCATAGGGCTGCGGATCATCCCCATGGAGAGAAAGATGGTACCTTTCAAGGTTGCCTTGGCGGTCGAGGATGGGGCTTACCTGCTCGATGGTGGCGACGGAGGGGAGCGCGACCTGCTCGCCGGTGGCGGGGTTGAGGAGGTGGAGCTCGGAGCGGGCGTCGGCGGTGACGAGCCACCCGTACGAGGAGCCGATGATGTTGCGCTCCCCGATGGGAGGGTCCGGGAGGCGCGCCCTGTAGGCCTTCTTGTCGGCGAGGCTGAAGAGCTCGGCGGCgcgggggccggcggcggcggtggtgtagAGGAGGCAGGGGGTTTGGGGGCGGCTGTAGATCCCGAGGCGACGGAGGGCGCGGGCGGTGGCCCGCCAGGCGGTGCAGACGTCGGCGGCGCGGAATAGATCCGGGAACTCGAGGTCGCCGAGGACGGTGGTGAGGACGTCCGGCGGCAGCTTTGACCAGTCGGGGCCGGCCGCCGTCGGTTCCTCCATTGGATAGGGATCTGGCGAGACAGGGGGAGAAAGATAAGAGCTGGGATTATATACGCCGTCGATGCGGCGGAGCAAATCGGTGACGATGCCCTGCTTCTGCTTCCCCCATCCGAGTAGGAGTGAGATTCTTCCCGAGGGGAGTTGGAGTAGAATTAGGTGAAGGGTAAGCATCGGCCGACCGATCACGCGCTTCATCCGTCGCCTTGCGCCAAGCCACGCACGGCGTCCACTAGACCACTACATCCCACGATCAAACCTGTGGTTGGatccccaacccatcagggttcaagtccgggtgctcgcatttatttttggatttatttcaggattttcggtgaTGCACATTCGATGAGAGGAGACGTTTTCATCGACGACGAGGtgtctacggtgacttcgtaaatttcaagatgatatgccggcttagtctttcggaggtgctcatagggatataatgtgcgtgtgtgcgttcatatgggtgagtgtatgcgcgaccGATGTTAAAAAAAAACGTGTCTTAGAACAACTTGGAGTTCCTCCGAAAAAAACTTCTCATAAAAGTGTTTTTTACAGGATGAAACTTTTAGGTAAAATTTCCCGAAAGTTTCATCGGTCAGATCCcataaattttattttatttttattaaaaaaaactaAATAATGGCCCAGGGCCCCTCAATCAGTGACACGCGTGACAGCCTCCGGCggtgcggcggcgacgacgacacaACATTTCAGCGGCGCGGCGGGGAGTTTCAGGCAATTACCTTGCCATCAAATGTTAACAGGAAGCAAAACTTTCCCTAAGCCTGAAGGAATTTGGGGCCAAGTTTACAAGATCTTGTATTATTCCACGTATACGGGAATAGTTGAAGACAGTTTTTGGCTCAAATTTTCTCTAAACTTTTTGGTTGGAGTGGCTCTTAGGTGCGGGGCATCCTACGTTCATCCCTATGGACATATCTTCGTCTTCCAAGACACCACGTGGACCAATGACTAGAGCTCGAGCAAGGGCTATCCAAGCCGAGGTGAACCTGCTCatattccacatgtgagacatggctactacctcaagtggtGACCTTGTGTGTGATCAGCTACTTGAAGGAAGTCCATGAAGTTGTTACTAGGAACGGACAAAATGGCGAGTACACCAAACACGAGAGACAAGAGAAAGAGCTGCCAGAAAGTTACAGCTATTGGACGACCGGTCCTTACTGGACGTCCAACGCCTGGAGACTTAGCCATCCAGAAGCCCAGCCGACTGACTCTAGAACGACCGGACGAccgacaagtaccggacgtccAACACACACCAGCGACCGGACGTCTGAAGGACTCCAGATATCCTGCACCACCGGTCCAGAACGAAAACGCCAAAAGACCGGAGCCTTCTGGACGACCGACACACTGGACGTCCGATCACATCCGGAAATCCGACACCGCCTCAACAGAGCTGAAATGTCCGATCCTTACTGGATGTCCGGTCCCTcgcgagacaccggacgaccggtaatGGCCGGACGTTCGACGCCTGTCCGCGAACAGCTACTCGAGCCAAGGCCCATGTACACCTtcaccccctagactatatatactcctcttcctccaatgttttagggttagcattgtgatagctcaacattgagatagagctttgcacaTCCACCTACCCCTACTCCCATGGAGATCAAGGCCTCCATGTGAGaatatcccccaagtggattcaagaccccctttgtGGGAAGATCCTCCAAGGATTCAAGACCTCTTTCCTTCAAGGATTGGAATGAACTAGCTACCCTTTGTATCCtcttttgttgactttggatcttgtatgtcCCCTTTGTGTatgtggatctagcacatgtgtgattggatTTGGTCTCTTTGAGTGTTCTCCCTTTCGTGTTCTCCTCGGGACCCCTCtccaaatcatgaaagatcggccattaGGATTCCGCCTACGTCATCTTGGTATCACTAGCCAAGGTTGATCGCAAATTTGGAGTCCCTACCCCctctttctagcctaattttgtgtgtTTTTGTCCAACtacaaaaatccccacaaaaatggcCGTaccattttttttgtgatttgttggtttgatgatgttttgttgattttgatccatggatttgatgTGTTTCATGTGGATCTACCTTTTCCCCATCACATCCACAAAATTTGTCCAGTTTTGGCCCCAATTTTTCTTTTGTCACTGAAATCCACGAGTTCATCTTCATCCCCGCAGCCCCAACATCACCCAGGCACCGGACGACTGACGTTTACCGGATGTCTGAACCGAAATCAGCGACCGATCGTCCCCAAACCCTGACAAAACTGAATTTTTCGACAGAAATTTTCAGCCACCCTCCACTTTTTGCATTGCCAACTCCAAAACCCATCACTGCAATTCCGCAACGTCATAGAGCTTCCACAACACCACCACACTTTCCGCTACCAGCATTTGAATTTTTCCATTTGAATTTTTGAGTCGCGGTTCTCCGTTTCTtaacgtgtttcggctacttagggtcaGTTCGTCGTCGTCATCACCGCCGCTCAAATTCGCCACAGACTCGACATCGACAACGAACACTTCAGCATTTTGACACTCtaaccgtaagcaaggacggtaacatcAACGACACCTTCGTGTACTCCCTTGCTTTTGCATTGTCAACCCCGAGCCATCCTTTTGCGTCACTTTCCTatagagactagccatttgagtattgccgggcaATGCTACTTGTGCACTTTAGTGGTACACGTCCGCATAGCTATCATAGGGTGCATATATCAtcgtatcatcttttgtgtcatcATTTGTTCCTGCATATACATCATTGCTATTTTGGTTCGAGCATTTTGCATAAGTGACCATAGGAAAATATCAAAAGAGAaccaaaagcttttaagcaaagagataagcaagagcttgtaagcaatagcatagCATCGCTAAAATAGCATATCATATAGACAcatttgatcatcttggatcattgtgaGAGAATCACCGGGAACTATACATGCATGGCATAAACTGGATAGAAGTCGTTATGTTTTGTcttttataggttgtgcacaagtttcgtatccgcctattgagcaatcgtcctagcgtctctctagagttgtgcaacaaaaaCATTTTTCGTGGTATCCACATTTTGAGATCAtttcttggttgcacaaccccatttattaatccgtgtgtgtgtgtttgtgcgtgCCACTCATTGTTGTTggcctacttgtttcacttgcaaatttatGAATCTCTTCCACGAAAACTCAAAAcggtgcccgggctcatctgctccctctcagcaaaaaattcaaaaaaaatactagaaaaattcaaaaaattccaaatttttttgtggtggtagataatttgacgcttGAGGTGCTCCCCAAAATTCatctcatttggacatctgagcagctctcggcaaaaaagacaaatcgggtcaaaccAGTGCATGAACAGtgaacatttttacagaccctgattttgtcttttttgccgagagctgctcagatgctcaaatgagatgaattttggggcgcacctcacgcgccaaattatctaccaccacaaaaaaattggaattttttgaatttttctagtatttattttgaatttttttctaagtgtgggtgcagatgagcccgggtgcagattagccgcactctctcttccaacattattgaatcttgctaacaATTACGTAAATTTTGTGCTACCATCCTCGCCAAGCTACTCCAAAAGCTTTATTTGACAATGAGGCGGCCGTCCCCTGTACCGGCCTGCAAGCATCCTGGAGAAATGGTCCGGCCGTAGGGCGGCGGCAGCCCTAAAAAGAGGTCTGAGAGGGCACCGGTATCCGACCTGGGTTTATCTGCAGAAATGGCAGGCTTTGACTATTGTGGCATTGACTATCTCGATTGCCGCAGCTGGCAGTTCTTGTGGACATTAGGTGGCACGTTAGCATAAGCAATCGGCCTGATTGAATCAGGTGGGGATGGGCTTGACGCCTGACTAGTGACATTTTCGGCTTGTGTTTAGTACTATCCCTTCGAATTAATTAACGCAACCTCTGTATAATGTAAAATGGACATTCTATAGAGGTTGCGACAATTACTTTTCTTGTGGTAGGGAGGATAAAAAGAAGGGATTGTACCTTGCTTAGTCGACTAATTTTTTTAAAAGATTTTAGCCGACATGAACAACCATGTTTCTACTATTTGAATAGAACTGATATTTTAATCGAAAGTGCTCTTTTGATCCCGAGCTCACTTGCTCCTCGTGAACggtaaaatccaaaaaaatagtaAATAAGATTCAAAAAGTTATGATTTTTTTGTGTGATCAACATGGATGAATGTTTTAACTATCTGCAATTTTTTGTGGTGAAATCACATTCGTGTAGGTctgggcaaaaaagacaaaattgatgcttcaaaatgctTTCAACAATAGTCTTTTCAAAGCAtccattttgtcttttttgcctagACCTACACGAATGTGATTTCATCAAAAATATTTTCAGGCATTTAAAACACCCATCAACGTTTATGACAAAAAAAACAGTTTTTTATTGTACTGTTCATGAGAGAGCATGTGAGCTCGAGATCAAATACTTCATGTCTACTTTAGTTACCACTTCTGATCTGTTATTATTCTAATATTTTAGAAATGTCCTATATTTTCTTATAAAATAGATTACCAGTTTTTCTTACCATAGAAATCTTCTAGGGATCCAGGATGTGTTTGTTTATTTTTGATATCTAAGAAACAATGAATCCTTGCAAAAAAAAAGGcattactttagtgatctaaaacgtcttatatttgtttacagagatagtacaaaataaaaaattaaaaactACCGCATGAACCTAGAAACTCGCTGCAGTGGTGCATCATGGGTTAGGGTAACATACCGAGACATGTCCAATGCAAAGGAATAAGTTGATAACGAACTCCCTTTCATAATTGTACCGTGTACGATCGGCTCTTCTCCTTCTTGGCGTTCAAGTGGCTT contains:
- the LOC119274374 gene encoding probable F-box protein At1g44080; this translates as MLTLHLILLQLPSGRISLLLGWGKQKQGIVTDLLRRIDGVYNPSSYLSPPVSPDPYPMEEPTAAGPDWSKLPPDVLTTVLGDLEFPDLFRAADVCTAWRATARALRRLGIYSRPQTPCLLYTTAAAGPRAAELFSLADKKAYRARLPDPPIGERNIIGSSYGWLVTADARSELHLLNPATGEQVALPSVATIEQVSPILDRQGNLERYHLSLHGDDPQPYGVDELRGVLYLKAVLSCDPALGDCTVVLIHNPYRDLSFARVGDDKWHWIPSAPREPPRYSDCIFGDDGALYAMDLLGGMYRYAIQGSCATRDMIFKETSPFVAYNGYLSKTSCGSVLQIWRVKRKTRGEQEEMHTVDIEVYMTDLDKQQIVRVRTLGDYALFIGHNYTCCLSTQDYPGLLRNHVYFTDDDEYWLIDSKDNRRDVGILDLEDLSATDVVSPQPWLNWPIPVWITPSFNKIHK